In Harpia harpyja isolate bHarHar1 chromosome 18, bHarHar1 primary haplotype, whole genome shotgun sequence, a single genomic region encodes these proteins:
- the ZDHHC9 gene encoding palmitoyltransferase ZDHHC9 isoform X1 → MSVMVARKKVVRKWEKLPGRNTFCCDGRIMMARQKGIFYLTLFLILGTCALFFAFECRYLAVQLSPAIPVFAAVLFLFAMATLLRTSFSDPGVIPRALPDEAAFIEMEIEATNGTVPQGQRPPPRIKNFQINNQIVKLKYCYTCKIFRPPRASHCSICDNCVERFDHHCPWVGNCVGKRNYRYFYLFILSLSLLTIYIFTFNIVYVALKSLKIGFLNTLKETPGTVLEVLICFFTLWSVVGLTGFHTFLVALNQTTNEDIKGSWTGKNRVQNPYSHGNIVKNCCEVLCGPLPPSVLDRRGILQQEESTAQEESCPRGPSTQDPTAAQGPGGQAEESSAQQKDGSLPHLSAVPAPSLSNAEMPEEKQLTSGELPVPSQDAGQAEH, encoded by the exons ATGTCGGTGATGGTGGCGAGGAAGAAGGTGGTTCGGAAATGGGAGAAGCTGCCGGGCAGGAACACCTTCTGCTGCGACGGCCGCATCATGATGGCCCGGCAGAAGGGCATCTTCTACCTGACGCTCTTCCTCATCCTCGGCACCTGCGCCCTCTTCTTCGCCTTTGA GTGTCGGTACCTGGCAGTCCAGCTGTCCCCAGCCATCCCTGTGTTTGCAGCAGTTCTCTTCCTATTTGCCATGGCTACGCTCCTGCGGACGAGCTTCAGTGATCCTGGGGTGATCCCAAGAGCCCTGCCTGACGAGGCAGCCTTCATCGAGATGGAGATTG AGGCCACCAACGGGACCGTGCCGCAGGGTCAGCGCCCGCCCCCGCGGATTAAAAACTTCCAGATCAACAACCAGATAGTGAAGCTGAAGTATTGCTACACATGTAAGATCTTCCGTCCGCCCCGTGCCTCTCACTGCAGCATCTGCGACAACTGTGTGG AGCGCTTCGACCATCACTGTCCCTGGGTGGGCAACTGCGTGGGGAAGAGGAACTACCGCTATTTCTACCTCTTCATCCTCTCGCTCTCACTCCTCACCATCTACATCTTCACCTTCAACATAGTCTACGTAGCACTGA AATCTCTGAAGATTGGGTTTCTGAACACGTTGAAGGAAACCCCAGGGAC TGTACTGGAGGTGCTCATCTGTTTCTTCACCCTGTGGTCGGTGGTAGGGTTAACTGGGTTCCACACCTTCCTGGTGGCACTGAATCAGACAACCAACGAAGAC ATTAAGGGTTCCTGGACTGGGAAGAACCGCGTGCAGAATCCCTACAGCCATGGCAACATAGTGAAGAACTGCTGTGAGGTGCTTTGTGGGCCTCTGCCCCCCAG CGTCTTGGACAGACGGGGCATCTTGCAGCAAGAGGAGAGTACAGCTCAGGAGGAGTCGTGCCCACGGGGGCCCAGCACTCAAGaccccactgctgctcagggccccggtgggcaggcagaggagagcagcGCTCAGCAGAAGGATGGCAGCCTTCCTCACCTGAGTGCC GTCCCTGCGCCATCCCTGAGCAATGCTGAGATGCCAGAAGAGAAGCAGCTAACGTCTGGGGAGctcccagtcccatcccaggACGCTGGGCAAGCAGAGCACTAG
- the ZDHHC9 gene encoding palmitoyltransferase ZDHHC9 isoform X2 translates to MSVMVARKKVVRKWEKLPGRNTFCCDGRIMMARQKGIFYLTLFLILGTCALFFAFECRYLAVQLSPAIPVFAAVLFLFAMATLLRTSFSDPGVIPRALPDEAAFIEMEIEATNGTVPQGQRPPPRIKNFQINNQIVKLKYCYTCKIFRPPRASHCSICDNCVERFDHHCPWVGNCVGKRNYRYFYLFILSLSLLTIYIFTFNIVYVALKSLKIGFLNTLKETPGTYLEVLICFFTLWSVVGLTGFHTFLVALNQTTNEDIKGSWTGKNRVQNPYSHGNIVKNCCEVLCGPLPPSVLDRRGILQQEESTAQEESCPRGPSTQDPTAAQGPGGQAEESSAQQKDGSLPHLSAVPAPSLSNAEMPEEKQLTSGELPVPSQDAGQAEH, encoded by the exons ATGTCGGTGATGGTGGCGAGGAAGAAGGTGGTTCGGAAATGGGAGAAGCTGCCGGGCAGGAACACCTTCTGCTGCGACGGCCGCATCATGATGGCCCGGCAGAAGGGCATCTTCTACCTGACGCTCTTCCTCATCCTCGGCACCTGCGCCCTCTTCTTCGCCTTTGA GTGTCGGTACCTGGCAGTCCAGCTGTCCCCAGCCATCCCTGTGTTTGCAGCAGTTCTCTTCCTATTTGCCATGGCTACGCTCCTGCGGACGAGCTTCAGTGATCCTGGGGTGATCCCAAGAGCCCTGCCTGACGAGGCAGCCTTCATCGAGATGGAGATTG AGGCCACCAACGGGACCGTGCCGCAGGGTCAGCGCCCGCCCCCGCGGATTAAAAACTTCCAGATCAACAACCAGATAGTGAAGCTGAAGTATTGCTACACATGTAAGATCTTCCGTCCGCCCCGTGCCTCTCACTGCAGCATCTGCGACAACTGTGTGG AGCGCTTCGACCATCACTGTCCCTGGGTGGGCAACTGCGTGGGGAAGAGGAACTACCGCTATTTCTACCTCTTCATCCTCTCGCTCTCACTCCTCACCATCTACATCTTCACCTTCAACATAGTCTACGTAGCACTGA AATCTCTGAAGATTGGGTTTCTGAACACGTTGAAGGAAACCCCAGGGACATATC TGGAGGTGCTCATCTGTTTCTTCACCCTGTGGTCGGTGGTAGGGTTAACTGGGTTCCACACCTTCCTGGTGGCACTGAATCAGACAACCAACGAAGAC ATTAAGGGTTCCTGGACTGGGAAGAACCGCGTGCAGAATCCCTACAGCCATGGCAACATAGTGAAGAACTGCTGTGAGGTGCTTTGTGGGCCTCTGCCCCCCAG CGTCTTGGACAGACGGGGCATCTTGCAGCAAGAGGAGAGTACAGCTCAGGAGGAGTCGTGCCCACGGGGGCCCAGCACTCAAGaccccactgctgctcagggccccggtgggcaggcagaggagagcagcGCTCAGCAGAAGGATGGCAGCCTTCCTCACCTGAGTGCC GTCCCTGCGCCATCCCTGAGCAATGCTGAGATGCCAGAAGAGAAGCAGCTAACGTCTGGGGAGctcccagtcccatcccaggACGCTGGGCAAGCAGAGCACTAG
- the UTP14A gene encoding U3 small nucleolar RNA-associated protein 14 homolog A, translating to MAEDWLGVEAAVSASEGEEEGQEDDERRHRQLLEAVSSLSGRRRRKLAERTEASVQVSEFNVSCKGAGEKLVLSELLQPIRPKSALSSVKKELARVKQKKAVELPLSKEEAERVVREAAYVRTSKDVGKWQQVVLQNRRAEQLVFPLKQEIATVVPLEQVASAWKARTPLEQEIFGLLHKTQQPITDPLLTPEETASLQAMSLEEARQRRAELQKARVVQSYYEAKARREKKIKSKKYHRVLKKSKRRKALKEFELLHKSDPEAALARLEELEQLRMQERMSLKHQNKGKWARSRAIMAKYDLEARKALQEQLAKNKELTQKVRVELPEEEPADVPEEDLTSVTIPTIPAGASGANPWMLGRPSDPAEEPEVPEGLGDVAVPGAAESKEEVEEEEMSEEEALLQDFAQKRHVRQQQAGSPEGQGADEREAVSELPGDSPVHPVCAEEQASLGIEQPPQAQEEILLSEQLGRVRTMEDVEALASEERVEEQEKPAATRAEKRVQQQEEGRAENGRAKKPPAKKKMISLQAVLSGKSQEVQCPSLPVVMEEEEGGIDQRGVITEAFAGDDVVADFRREKRKAEQAAKPQPVNLVLPGWGEWGGTGLKPSAKKIKRFLLKPPPAPPRKDQHLPHVIMSEKRNIHVAAHQVSELPFPFERHQQFEQSIRTPVGPTWNTQRAFQKLTAPRVITRAGHIIQPISAEDVPDVATAAGSGAKPALEIAPKRQEQPFRRPRKRAR from the exons ATGGCGGAGGACTGGCTGGGCGTGGAGGCGGCCGTGAGCGCCAGCGAGGGCGAGGAGGAG GGGCAGGAGGATGACGAGCGGCGGCACCGGCAGCTCCTGGAGGCGGTCAGCTCCCTCTCCGGACGGAGGCG GCGGAAGCTGGCAGAGCGTACGGAGGCAAGCGTGCAGGTGTCCGAGTTCAATGTCAGCTGCAAAG GTGCTGGGGAGAAGCTGGTTCTGTCCGAGCTCCTGCAGCCCATCCGTCCCAAATCCGCCCTGAGCAGCGTGAAGAAAGAGCTGGCCAGAGTGAAGCAAAAAAAGGCAGTGGAGCTGCCGCTCAGCAAAGAGGAAGCAGAGCGG GTTGTAAGGGAAGCTGCCTACGTCAGGACCTCTAAAGACGTGGGCAAATGGCAGCAGGTGGTCTTGCAGAACCGACGGGCGGAGCAGCTGGTCTTCCCTCTGAAGCAGGAGATTGCTACAGTTGTCCCCCTGGAGCAAGTGGCTTCAGCATGGAAG GCCCGAACTCCCCTGGAGCAGGAGATCTTTGGACTGCTCCACAAGACGCAGCAGCCCATCACAGACCCACTCCTGACGCCGGAGGAGACCGCCTCGCTGCAGGCaatgagcttggaggag gcccggcagcggcgggcagAGCTGCAGAAGGCTCGGGTCGTGCAGTCCTACTACGAAGCCAAGGCTCGGCGAGAGAAGAAGATCAAGAGCAAGAA GTACCATCGCGtgctgaaaaaaagcaagagacgCAAGGCCTTAAAGGAGTTTGAGCTGCTGCATAAGTCGGACCCTGAGGCCGCCTTGGcgaggctggaggagctggagcagctcaGGATGCAG GAGCGGATGAGTCTTAAGCACCAGAACAAGGGAAAATGGGCCCGTTCCAGAGCCATTATGGCTAAGTATGACCTGGAG GCCCGCAAGGCCTTGCAGGAGCAGCTGGCCAAGAACAAGGAGTTGACGCAGAAGGTGCGGGTGGAGCTGCCTGAGGAGGAGCCGGCTGATGTGCCTGAGGAGGACCTCACCTCGGTGACCATCCCCACCATCCCTGCGGGTGCCAGCGGAGCTAATCCCTGGATGCTGGGCAGGCCCAGCGACCCGGCTGAGGAGCCTGAGGTGCCAGAGGGTCTTGGAGATGTTGCGGTGCCTggtgctgcagagagcaaggaggaggtagaggaggaggagatgtcaGAGGAGGAAGCTCTGCTACAAGACTTTGCGCAGAAACGGCACGtgcggcagcagcaggcagggagccctGAGGGACAAG GTGCTGATGAGAGGGAGGCAGTTTCTGAACTGCCAGGGGACAGCCCCGTCCACCCCGTCTGTGCCGAGGAGCAGGCGAGCCTAGGGATTGAGCAGCCTCCCCAGGCCCAGGAGGAGATCCTGCTGTCGGAGCAGCTGGGCCGGGTGCGGACAATGGAGGACGTTGAGGCTCTGGCCTCAGAGGAGCGTGTGGAAGAGCAGGAGAAGCCGGCGGCCACAAGAGCGGAGAAGCgagtgcagcagcaggaggaaggcagagctgagAACGGGCGTGCCAAGAAACCACCAGCCAAGAAGAAGATGATTAGCCTGCAGGCTGTGCTGTCTGGGAAGTCCCAGGAGGTTCAGTGCCCCAGCCTACCTGTGGTCATGGAGGAGGAG GAGGGTGGCATCGACCAAAGAGGGGTCATCACAGAGGCCTTCGCCGGGGACGACGTGGTCGCTGACTTCCGCCGGGAGAAGCGCAAGGCAGAGCAGGCTGCGAAGCCGCAGCCGGTGAACCTGGTGCTGCCGGGCTGGGGCGAGTGGGGAGGGACGGGATTGAAGCCCAGCGCTAAGAAAATAAAACG GTTCCTGCTCAAGccacccccagcacctcccaggaAGGACCAGCATTTGCCCCATGTCATCATGAGCGAGAAGCGCAACATCCACGTGGCAGCACATCAG GTCAGCGAGCTGCCCTTCCCCTTCGAGAGGCACCAGCAGTTTGAGCAGAGCATCCGGACACCCGTGGGCCCCACGTGGAACACGCAGCGTGCCTTCCAGAAGCTGACCGCCCCCCGCGTCATTACCCGAGCGGGCCATATCATCCAGCCCATCTCTGCCGAGGACGTCCCCGACGTGGCCACCGCAGCTGGCAGTGGAGCCAAGCCGGCGCTAGAAATTGCACCCAAGCGGCAAGAGCAGCCCTTTCGCCGCCCGCGCAAGAGAGCGCGATAG
- the SASH3 gene encoding SAM and SH3 domain-containing protein 3 isoform X1 — protein sequence MLRRKPSNAGEKEPGHKKLSLQRSSSFKDFAKSKVSSPVPSEKEFNLEENIPEDESSSSVPDDAARSSGMKLSKKWRAVISRTMNRKMGRMAVKALAEGKQGDVEEEGSLCPLSPAGSTEEPSHEKVPLSYLEMEEDGHPSVSRQLSSGSDVSSPGSSNRDSLRLEESGPAYSGPFCGRARVHTDFTPSPYDKDSLKLRKGDIIGIIEKPPVGTWTGLLNNRVGSFKFIYVDVIPEETAPARKSRGPSKSKRLKPKTLHELLERINLQEHTSTLLLNGYQTLEDFKELRETHLNELNITDPQHRAKLLTAAELLLDYDTASEPEEGDSSEAQPSPSEPKGDIPRDSGCFEGSETLDSSRDEAELGGPEGQLRDLSLAESS from the exons ATGCTGCGCCGCAAGCCCTCCAACGCCggtgagaaggagccgggacaCAAGAAG ctctccctccAGCGCTCCAGCAGCTTCAAGGACTTCGCCAAGTCCAAAGTCAGCTCCCCTGTGCCGAGCGAGAAGGAGTTCAACCTGGAGGAGAAC ATCCCAGAGGATGAGTCCAGCAGCTCCGTCCCCGATGATGCTGCACGGAGCAGCGGGATGAAGCTGAGCAAGAAGTGGCGGGCCGTCATCTCCCGCACCATGAACCGCAAGATGGGCAGGATGGCCGTGAAAGCACTAGCCGAGGGGAAG CAGGGAGACGTGGAGGAGGAGGGGTCCCTGTGCCCCCTGTCCCCGGCTGGCAGCACCGAGGAGCCAAGCCACGAAAAGGTGCCCCTGTCTTACCTGGAGATGGAGGAAGACGGGCACCCCTCCGTCAGCCGCCAGCTGTCCAGCG GCAGCGACGTTTCCAGCCCCGGGAGCAGCAACCGGGACAGCCTGCGGCTGGAGGAGAGCGGTCCAGCCTACAGCGGCCCCTTCTGCGGCCGGGCCCGCGTCCACACCGACTTCACACCCAGCCCTTACGACAAGGACTCGCTGAAGCTGCGG AAAGGGGACATCATCGGCATCATCGAGAAGCCGCCCGTGGGCACCTGGACCGGGCTCCTCAACAACAGGGTGGGCTCCTTCAAGTTCATCTACGTGGACGTCATCCCCGAGGAGACGGCCCCTGCCCGCAAGAGCCGGGGCCCCAGCAAGAGCAAGCGGCTCAAGCCCAAGACCCTCCATGAGCTGCTGGAGCGCATCAACCTGCAG GAGCACACCTCCACCCTGCTGCTGAACGGCTACCAGACCCTGGAGGACTTCAAGGAGCTGCGGGAGACCCACCTCAACGAGCTGAACATCACAGACCCCCAGCACCGTGCCAAGCTGCTCACGGCCGCCGAGCTCCTCCTGGATTACGACA CAGCGAGTGAGCCGGAGGAAGGCGACAGCTCCGAAGCCCAGCCTTCGCCCTCGGAGCCCAAGGGGGACATTCCCCGGGACTCGGGCTGCTTCGAGGGATCGGAGACCCTAGACAGCAGCCGGGATGAGGCCGAGCTGGGGGGTCCCGAGGGGCAGCTGCGGGATCTCTCCCTGGCAGAGTCCTCCTGA
- the SASH3 gene encoding SAM and SH3 domain-containing protein 3 isoform X2 yields MLRRKPSNAGEKEPGHKKLSLQRSSSFKDFAKSKVSSPVPSEKEFNLEENIPEDESSSSVPDDAARSSGMKLSKKWRAVISRTMNRKMGRMAVKALAEGKGDVEEEGSLCPLSPAGSTEEPSHEKVPLSYLEMEEDGHPSVSRQLSSGSDVSSPGSSNRDSLRLEESGPAYSGPFCGRARVHTDFTPSPYDKDSLKLRKGDIIGIIEKPPVGTWTGLLNNRVGSFKFIYVDVIPEETAPARKSRGPSKSKRLKPKTLHELLERINLQEHTSTLLLNGYQTLEDFKELRETHLNELNITDPQHRAKLLTAAELLLDYDTASEPEEGDSSEAQPSPSEPKGDIPRDSGCFEGSETLDSSRDEAELGGPEGQLRDLSLAESS; encoded by the exons ATGCTGCGCCGCAAGCCCTCCAACGCCggtgagaaggagccgggacaCAAGAAG ctctccctccAGCGCTCCAGCAGCTTCAAGGACTTCGCCAAGTCCAAAGTCAGCTCCCCTGTGCCGAGCGAGAAGGAGTTCAACCTGGAGGAGAAC ATCCCAGAGGATGAGTCCAGCAGCTCCGTCCCCGATGATGCTGCACGGAGCAGCGGGATGAAGCTGAGCAAGAAGTGGCGGGCCGTCATCTCCCGCACCATGAACCGCAAGATGGGCAGGATGGCCGTGAAAGCACTAGCCGAGGGGAAG GGAGACGTGGAGGAGGAGGGGTCCCTGTGCCCCCTGTCCCCGGCTGGCAGCACCGAGGAGCCAAGCCACGAAAAGGTGCCCCTGTCTTACCTGGAGATGGAGGAAGACGGGCACCCCTCCGTCAGCCGCCAGCTGTCCAGCG GCAGCGACGTTTCCAGCCCCGGGAGCAGCAACCGGGACAGCCTGCGGCTGGAGGAGAGCGGTCCAGCCTACAGCGGCCCCTTCTGCGGCCGGGCCCGCGTCCACACCGACTTCACACCCAGCCCTTACGACAAGGACTCGCTGAAGCTGCGG AAAGGGGACATCATCGGCATCATCGAGAAGCCGCCCGTGGGCACCTGGACCGGGCTCCTCAACAACAGGGTGGGCTCCTTCAAGTTCATCTACGTGGACGTCATCCCCGAGGAGACGGCCCCTGCCCGCAAGAGCCGGGGCCCCAGCAAGAGCAAGCGGCTCAAGCCCAAGACCCTCCATGAGCTGCTGGAGCGCATCAACCTGCAG GAGCACACCTCCACCCTGCTGCTGAACGGCTACCAGACCCTGGAGGACTTCAAGGAGCTGCGGGAGACCCACCTCAACGAGCTGAACATCACAGACCCCCAGCACCGTGCCAAGCTGCTCACGGCCGCCGAGCTCCTCCTGGATTACGACA CAGCGAGTGAGCCGGAGGAAGGCGACAGCTCCGAAGCCCAGCCTTCGCCCTCGGAGCCCAAGGGGGACATTCCCCGGGACTCGGGCTGCTTCGAGGGATCGGAGACCCTAGACAGCAGCCGGGATGAGGCCGAGCTGGGGGGTCCCGAGGGGCAGCTGCGGGATCTCTCCCTGGCAGAGTCCTCCTGA